A stretch of the Hydra vulgaris chromosome 09, alternate assembly HydraT2T_AEP genome encodes the following:
- the LOC100215643 gene encoding zinc finger and SCAN domain-containing protein 23 isoform X4 — MKVYKENCSMDSANIMSSENHEVDKTALFDAEQFLANYSNLRDECDRLKNENQQLQIRVQQINQEFNQNRMDKENLEKHIQRETLRHKEIVWNLKLEIQRSQEERLSWKEKYLDLCIRTSNNETKDTLNQSKVTKLGEEKKLTKKAKRKVARRIKHNIVLEDIADIGVGINEANKDQVDDLSLEASNDSTGITTNDTVNEEQAGYYSIQPASFDCQGQAVSGNTATFILQTSDVTYCTTAVLENAQRSGFANGSVPFALKPENVSFNDAESFQASLNDGETDSELDENTEFNYRCNLCNFTYSDQGGLDKHMKAKHAAKTAVCKECGKAYSSKSSLAQHVHHYHRHPMAHNCAVCGKKFNRKDFLLKHLKTHTSERDLKCSHCDKLFKTRSALSAHVNGSHNEKRRFVCDFCGMRTSWRLSYLEHMKLHTGEPRKSTRKKLPSDSETVSQHTIDHLVSEQSNVVQYIGES, encoded by the exons gatgCTGAGCAGTTTTTAGCAAACTATAGTAATTTACGAGATGAATGTGACCGccttaaaaatgaaaaccaGCAATTACAGATTCGAGTTCAACag ATAAATCAAGAATTTAATCAAAATCGCATGGATAaagaaaatttggaaaaacatATTCAACGAGAAACATTGCGTCATAAGGAG atTGTTTGGAATTTAAAGTTAGAAATTCAGCGTTCTCAAGAAGAAAGATTGTCATGGAAAGAAAAGTATCTTGATCTATGTATTCGAACTTCAAAt AATGAAACAAAAGACACATTAAATCAATCAAAAGTGACAAAACTTGGAGAAGAAAAGAAGTTAaccaaaaaagcaaaaagaaaagttgCAAGAAGG ataaaacataatatagtGTTAGAAGATATAGCTGATATTGGGGTTGGTATAAATGAAGCCAATAAAGACcag gtagATGATCTAAGTTTAGAAGCTAGTAATGACTCAACAGGAATCACTACa AATGACACAGTAAATGAGGAGCAGGCTG gtTACTACAGCATTCAGCCTGCATCCTTTGACTGTCAGGGTCAAGCCG tatCTGGTAACACTGCGacatttattttacaaacttcGGACGTCACTTATTGCACAACTGCTGTTTTAGAAAATGCTCAAAGGTCTGGGTTTGCGAATGGCTCCGTACCTTTTGCTTTAAAGCCAGAAAACGTTTCATTTAACGATGCAGAATCTTTCCAAGCAAGCCTTAACGATGGCGAAACAGACTCAGAGCTAGATGAAAATACAGAATTTAATTATCGTTGCAACTTGTGCAACTTCACGTACAGCGATCAAGGAGGTTTAGACAAACACATGAAAGCAAAACACGCCGCAAAAACAGCCGTTTGTAAAGAATGCGGTAAGGCTTATAGTTCTAAAAGCAGCCTTGCTCAACATGTCCACCATTATCATAGACATCCGATGGCGCACAACTGCGCCGTTTGTGGCAAAAAATTTAACcgcaaagattttttattaaaacacttaaaaacaCACACGAGTGAACGTGATTTAAAATGTTCACATTGtgataaactatttaaaacgcGGTCGGCGTTAAGTGCACATGTAAACGGTTCCCACAACGAGAAAAGACGTTTTGTTTGTGATTTTTGCGGAATGAGAACTAGCTGGCGGTTGTCTTATCTAGAACACATGAAGTTGCATACTGGCGAACCCAGGAAATCGACTCGTAAAAAATTACCTAGTGACTCTGAAACAGTTAGCCAGCATACTATTGATCATTTGGTCTCGGAACAATCAAACGTCGTGCAGTATATCGGTGAATCTTAA